The following nucleotide sequence is from uncultured Draconibacterium sp..
AATAAGAAATTCAATGTTGCCTTTTTGCAAATGATCTAAGTTGTCCTTTACCAAATCATAGCCTACAAGAACCAAATCAAGCTTATATGCTTCAATTACATCGGCCACATAATGTACTTTTGATGTGGTTACTATTACCCCTTTTATTTTAGGAAATTTATCGAGGAATGCCAACAACTGCTTTTCGATAGATCTGCGATTTGCAACTTTTATAATTTTAATATTATTCAGCTCTACATTATTTGCTGTTAAATAGCGCAGGATACCTTTTTCCTTTTCCTGCATGTGTTTTGCATTGGAAATATCCTCATCGATATGAACGATCAGGTATTCATCCTCTTTTTTTAACAGCCTTTTTAGCAAGCTGGCTGCAATCTCACCACTATTCAATAAATCCTGACCTACGTGACATAGCGTATTGATTTCCCCAATGTCGGTATTAAAAGTGGCATAAGGAATGTTTTTCACTTTACACTCTTTAAAAAAATCGAGAGCCTCGTTGTAAAATACCGGAGCCACCAAAACTCCATCGCACCCCTCTTTTAAAACCTGCTTTGCATTAAATGTAAAACTTACTTCTTTGAAAGGGTTAAACAAATAAACATCGATATTGATGCCCAGCGAGGAAAGTTCATCAATTGTCTTTTCAACCCCCTCAATAGCCCTTTTCCAATACATATCCTGAGATCCGTCAGGCACCAGTACCGCAATTTTAAACAACTCTCCTTTTCGTAGCGACCGGGCAACCAAATTGGGCTGATATTCAATTTTATCCAGAATCAACTTAATTTTATTATACGTTTCCGTAGACACAACACCGCGGCCATGAATAACTCTGCCTACTGTCGCTCTCGAAACTCCTGCCATTTCTGCGATATCTTTTAAAGTATAATTGGATTTTGATTTCATTACTTATTCCGTTGGATGCAAAATTATTTCAACAAATCTCTGGAAAAAATTCAAGAATTGTCCTTTTGGAATTGCAACAAATTTAGTTTAAGATCTATATACTGCAAATAAATTCCATAAGCTATTAAAACAAAAAATACAATCACAAATCATAAGACTCAAATTGGAACTACTATTAGATCAGTACTATTTGAGGCAGAAAATAACAATGAAATAAAAAGGGACTTTATCGATAATAAAGTGATCTAACTTTTATAAGAAACTGATATTGAGCGCAAAATAATCTACAAATTGTCCGTCACCAAATAGTCCCGCCAAATTGACTAAAGTTGAGCTTTTGAGGAACTTCTCCAAAACAAAAAAGCACCAAAACCATTGATTTTAGTGCTTTTAAGTTGTACAATTTGTACCCCGGACGGGATTCGAACCCATGACCTACTGCTTAGAAGGCAGTTGCTCTATCCAACTGAGCTACCGGGGC
It contains:
- a CDS encoding LacI family DNA-binding transcriptional regulator; this translates as MKSKSNYTLKDIAEMAGVSRATVGRVIHGRGVVSTETYNKIKLILDKIEYQPNLVARSLRKGELFKIAVLVPDGSQDMYWKRAIEGVEKTIDELSSLGINIDVYLFNPFKEVSFTFNAKQVLKEGCDGVLVAPVFYNEALDFFKECKVKNIPYATFNTDIGEINTLCHVGQDLLNSGEIAASLLKRLLKKEDEYLIVHIDEDISNAKHMQEKEKGILRYLTANNVELNNIKIIKVANRRSIEKQLLAFLDKFPKIKGVIVTTSKVHYVADVIEAYKLDLVLVGYDLVKDNLDHLQKGNIEFLIFQNPGLQASSAINLLVDHLAFNKNVPKQKLLPIEIVIKENYSYFLE